The Medicago truncatula cultivar Jemalong A17 chromosome 4, MtrunA17r5.0-ANR, whole genome shotgun sequence genome includes a region encoding these proteins:
- the LOC25491262 gene encoding F-box/LRR-repeat protein 2, which yields MAAKFYLPEDCWEHVFSLLGDKTDEDDPYKYVSLVSKQFLSITNRLRCYLSVENHHTPPLLRRLFHRFTITDLDLSSYNGNLNVLLRKISHFPLKITSLDLSDQPMIPTKGLQCFSQKITTLTSLTCFSIHAIHYTALILIVDCFPNLEHLALNDCDDISEEGIDHVLRRCCKMTHLDLFGCSNLKMMILFEVPQLKVLNLSMTRVNDDALFVISKNCRGILKLLLENCHDVTEKGVRHVVENCAQLQKINLRNCSIIVNSDVLVSLILSRPSLKNVTTPDHYRFSDKEMELLLRQGCNVY from the coding sequence ATggctgcaaaattttatttacctgAAGATTGTTGGGAACATGTCTTCAGTTTGCTCGGAGACAAAACCGATGAGGATGACCCCTACAAATATGTCTCCCTCGTTTCCAAACAATTCTTGTCCATCACCAACCGTCTCCGATGTTACCTCTCTGTAGAAAATCACCACACACCCCCTCTCCTCCGTCGTCTCTTCCATAGGTTCACCATCACCGACCTTGACCTCTCTTCCTACAATGGTAACCTCAACGTGCTTCTCCGTAAAATCTCTCATTTTCCATTGAAAATCACATCCCTTGATTTATCTGACCAACCCATGATTCCCACTAAAGGCTTGCAATGTTTCTCCCAAAAAATTACAACTTTAACCTCCCTAACATGTTTTAGCATTCATGCAATCCATTACACTGCATTGATCCTCATCGTGGATTGTTTCCCCAACTTGGAGCATCTTGCTTTGAATGATTGCGATGACATATCTGAAGAAGGTATCGATCATGTTTTAAGGAGATGTTGTAAGATGACACATTTGGACTTATTTGGATGTTCtaatttgaaaatgatgatacTCTTTGAAGTTCCTCAACTCAAGGTGTTGAATTTGTCAATGACAAGAGTTAACGATGACGCACTCTTTGTAATCTCAAAGAATTGTCGTGGAATTTTGAAACTATTACTGGAAAATTGTCATGATGTCACAGAGAAGGGAGTTAGGCATGTGGTAGAGAACTGTGCACAACTACAAAAGATCAATTTGAGAAATTGTAGTATTATTGTGAACAGTGATGTTCTTGTCTCATTGATATTGTCAAGGCCATCATTGAAAAATGTAACAACTCCAGATCATTATCGTTTCAGCGACAAGGAGATGGAACTTTTATTGCGCCAAGGATGTAATGTTTACTAG
- the LOC25491264 gene encoding F-box/LRR-repeat protein 2, translated as MKRKRTISLNSSSITTRSKTRAAAAAAAAKFYLPDDCWESVFKFVINDKSKFKNRRYLNSLSLVSKQFLSITNSLNLSLTIYNGSRPFLRRLFQRFTNLTSLDLTWYDRDLNKLLCQISRFPLNLTTLTSLTCSRVDSLRSGDMCLIADCFPNLQLLDLSYCSYVSEEGILQVLRRCCKLRHLNLANCSKIELHGMNFEVPNLEVLNLSRTSVDDETLYMISQSCRGLLQLLLRSCYVTERGVNYVIENCTQLREINLRGCCKVHASFVASMLLSRPSLREIIVPSLRHFSVTEREFFKRHICLVY; from the coding sequence atgAAGAGGAAGAGAACAATCTCTCTCAATTCTTCTTCCATAACAACAAGAAGCAAAACAcgtgctgctgctgctgctgctgcagcAAAATTTTACTTACCTGATGACTGTTGGGAATCTGTCTTCAAATTCGTCATCAACGACAAATCTAAATTCAAAAATCGTAGGTACTTGAATTCTCTCTCTTTGGTCTCTAAACAATTCCTCTCCATTACCAACAGTCTCAATCTCTCTCTTACTATCTATAATGGATCACGCCCTTTCCTCCGCCGTCTCTTCCAAAGGTTCACCAACCTCACTTCCCTCGATCTCACGTGGTACGATCGTGATCTCAACAAGCTTCTCTGCCAAATCTCTCGTTTTCCATTGAACCTTACAACTTTGACTTCTCTTACTTGTTCCAGAGTTGATTCTCTCCGTAGCGGTGACATGTGCCTCATCGCCGACTGTTTCCCCAATTTGCAGCTGCTTGATTTAAGTTATTGCTCATACGTATCTGAAGAAGGTATTCTTCAGGTTTTAAGGAGATGTTGTAAACTTAGGCATTTGAACTTAGCCAACTGTTCTAAAATAGAACTTCATGGAATGAACTTTGAAGTTCCCAATTTGGAGGTGTTGAATTTGTCACGTACAAGTGTTGATGATGAAACACTCTATATGATCTCACAGAGTTGTCGTGGGCTTTTGCAACTGTTATTGCGTAGTTGTTATGTCACAGAGAGGGGAGTGAATTATGTGATAGAAAACTGCACACAACTGAGAGAGATTAATTTGAGGGGTTGTTGTAAAGTTCATGCTAGCTTTGTTGCCTCAATGCTATTATCAAGACCATCATTGAGAGAGATAATTGTTCCAAGTCTTCGTCATTTCAGTGTTACAGAGAGAGAATTCTTCAAGCGGCATATATGCCTTGTTTACTAG
- the LOC25491265 gene encoding EIN3-binding F-box protein 2 — MVMISNCFPSLEELDLSNPKKDGNFAAKAMLLELPKLHKVNLSGHHYANDSLLLHLCKNCVFLQEILMLNTYNLTDNDIASAIRERPGLRSISITRMTFGNLNIFIQSLVNLMGLTCLDLSYSFIPDELLSSVAEKGLPIRKLFLQGCFDTYVGIFNLLSKCQFIQYLDLQNSKFMNDLHVIELSSFLSDLLSINISKCDSLTHLALFALLKNCVKLSDVKMEYTTIGKMSVENSYTLMDFDVYPQLKSLRLANNPFLRDEDIDMFVSVFPNLQLLDLSYFYGISTEGIGQVLRKSSKIRHLN; from the coding sequence ATGGTTATGATATCGAATTGTTTCCCTTCCCTTGAAGAACTTGACCTTAGTAACCctaaaaaagatggaaattttgCTGCAAAAGCTATGCTTTTGGAGCTTCCTAAGCTCCACAAGGTTAATCTCTCTGGTCATCACTATGCAAATGACTCGTTGCTTTTGCACTTGtgtaaaaattgtgtatttctTCAAGAGATTTTGATGTTGAACACTTACAATTTAACCGACAATGACATTGCTTCTGCTATTCGTGAGAGACCCGGTTTGAGGTCTATCTCCATAACTAGAATGACGTTTGGAAATCTCAACATTTTTATTCAGTCGTTGGTGAATTTGATGGGCTTAACTTGTCTTGATTTATCATATTCGTTTATCCCAGATGAATTGCTTTCATCTGTTGCAGAGAAAGGTCTTCCGATTAGGAAACTCTTCCTCCAAGGATGCTTTGATACTTATGTTGGAATCTTTAACTTATTGTCAAAGTGtcaatttattcaatatttggATCTTCAAAATTCCAAGTTTATGAATGATTTGCATGTCATTGAGTTGTCTTCGTTTCTTAGTGATTTGTTGTCTATAAACATTAGTAAATGTGATAGCCTCACACATTTAGCCTTGTTTGCACTCCTTAAGAATTGTGTGAAACTAAGTGACGTCAAAATGGAATACACAACTATTGGGAAAATGAGCGTAGAGAACTCTTATACCTTGATGGATTTTGATGTATACCCTCAATTGAAGTCTCTCCGTTTAGCTAACAACCCATTCTTGAGGGATGAAGACATTGATATGTTTGTTTCCGTTTTCCCCAATTTACAACTCTTAGATTTGAGCTATTTCTATGGAATATCTACAGAAGGAATTGGTCAAGTTTTAAGGAAAAGTAGTAAGATTAGGCATTTGAACTGA
- the LOC25491266 gene encoding F-box/LRR-repeat protein 20 produces the protein MAAKFYLPEDCWEHVLRLLGYNTDGEDPYKYVSLVSKKFLSITNRLRFYLSVEDHHTLPLLHRLFHRFTNITILDLSSYNGNLNALLCKISLFPLKITSLDLSDQPTIPAKGLRYFSQKITTLTSLTCSYIDAIDYTDLILMADCFPNLEDLALNDCDDISEEGISHVLRRCCKMTHLNLEGCSDLKMTINFEVPKLKVLELSSTRVNDDALFVISKTCRGILQLSLNDCDDACHREGS, from the coding sequence ATggctgcaaaattttatttacctgAAGATTGTTGGGAACATGTCTTAAGATTGCTCGGATACAACACCGATGGGGAAGACCCCTACAAATATGTCTCCCTCGTTTCCAAAAAATTCTTGTCCATTACCAACCGTCTCCGATTCTATCTCTCTGTAGAAGATCATCACACACTCCCTCTCCTCCATCGTCTCTTCCATAGGTTCACCAATATCACCATCCTTGACCTCTCATCCTACAATGGTAACCTCAATGCACTTCTCTGTAAAATCTCTCTTTTTCCATTGAAAATCACATCCCTTGATTTATCTGACCAACCCACGATTCCCGCTAAAGGCTTGCGATATTTCTCCCAAAAAATTACAACTTTAACCTCTCTAACATGTTCTTACATTGATGCAATCGATTACACTGACCTGATCCTCATGGCGGATTGTTTCCCCAACTTGGAGGATCTTGCTTTGAATGATTGCGATGACATATCTGAAGAAGGTATTAGTCATGTTTTAAGGAGATGTTGTAAGATGACACATTTGAACTTAGAAGGCTGTTCTGATTTGAAAATGACGATAAACTTTGAAGTTCCTAAACTCAAGGTGTTGGAATTGTCAAGCACAAGAGTTAACGACGACGCACTCTTTGTAATCTCGAAGACTTGTCGTGGAATTTTGCAACTATCACTGAACGATTGTGATGATGCATGTCACAGAGAAGGGAGTTAA